Below is a window of Arthrobacter sp. SLBN-112 DNA.
GGCGACGACGTTGAGCACCCCGGCGGGCAGGCCGGCGTCCAGCATGGTCTGGGCGAAGTACTGGGCGGTGAGCGGGGTGAGTTTGGCGGGTTTCAGGACCATGGTGCAGCCGGCGGCGACGGCCGGGGCTACCTTGCGGGTGGCCATGGCCAGCGGGAAGTTCCAGGGGGTGATCAGCAGGCAGGGCCCGACCGGTTTGTGCTGGACCAGGATCTTGTTCTTGCCCTCGGGGGTGGTGAGGTAGCGGCCGTAGTCGCGGACGGTTTCCTCGGCGAACCAGCGCAGGAACTCCGCCCCGTAGGTGACTTCGCCGCGGGCTTCGGCCAAGGGTTTGCCCATTTCCAGGGTCATTAGCAGGGCGAAGTCCTCGGCCCGTTCGGTGACCAGGTCAAAGGCCCGGCGCAGGATTTCCGCCCGCACCCTGGGCGCGGTCCGGGCCCAGGACGCCTGCACGGCATCGGCGGCGTCCAACGCCGCGATAGCGTCCGCGCTGGTGGCGGAGGCGAGGGTGGCGAGAACCTCCCCGGTGGCGGGATCGTGCACGTCGAACGTGCCGCCGTCGGACGCGTCCCGCCATTCGCCGTTGATCAGCAGGCCGGTGGGCACGGACGCCAGCAGGGACGCCTCGCGCTCCGGCGAGACGGCAGGGGGCAGCACAGTAGTAACTGTCATGGAGAAGTCCTTAAAAGCGAGGGTCAGTAGCTGGCGGGATTGCCGCCGCCGGCTTGGGGAATGTACTTCGCGGCGAGGGCTTCGGAGCCGCGGGCCAGGAGGGCGACGTCGGCGCCCACCAGGATGAAGTCCGCGCCAAACTCCAGGTAGTGCTGGGCGGTGTCGGGGTTGAAGGCGTTGACGCCGGCGGGCCTGCCGGCCGCTTTGGCGGCGGACAGGCAGTGTTCGACGGCGGCGCGTACCTCGGGGTGTTCCTGCTGTCCCAGCAGGCCGATGGACGCTGCGAGGTCGGACGGGCCCACGAAGATCGCGTCCACGCCATCGACGCTGAGGATGTCCTCCACGGCGTCGACGGCGGCGGTGGATTCGATCTGGACGGTGATGCTGATGGTCTCGCTGGCGCGGGCAAGGTAGTCCGGGATTCGATTCCAGCGGGCGGCGCGGGCCAGGGCGGAGCCTACCCCGCGGACTCCGTGGGGCGGGTAGCGGGTGGCCGCCACCGCGGCTTCGGCTTCTGTCACCGAGTTCACCATGGGGATCAGCAGGTTCTGGACACCGAGGTCCAGGTACTGCTTGATCACCACCGTGTCGTTCACCGGCGGCCGGACCAGGGTGTGGACCGGGTAGCCGTGGATGGCCTGCAGCTGCGCCAGGATGGACTCGAGCCCGTTGGGGCTGTGCTCGGCGTCCACCAACAGCCAGTCCAGGCCGGCACCGGCGCAGAGCTCGGCGATCAGCGGGCTGCCGGAGCAGACCCACATTCCCGCCAGCGGGCGGCCTGCCTTACCCTTTTGCTTTTGCCCGGCCAGGGCGTCGCGGAAGGTGTCCTCTATTCGAAGCGGCATGTCACACTCCCCAGGGGGCCGTAGTCTGCGTGCACGGTGTCGCCCTTGTACACCCACATGGGGCGGGTGAACGAGCCTGCCAGGATGATGTCCCCGGCCTTCAGGGCGTCACCGTGGGCGGCGATCTTATTGGCCAGCCAGTGGACTCCGTTGGCCGGGTGGTCCAGGACGCCGGCGGCCACGCCGGTCTCCTCCACGGTCTGGTTCTTGTACAGGATGGCGGAGACCCAGCGCAGGTCGACCGCATCCGGATTCACCGGGTTCCCGCCGATCACCATGGCGCCCATTGCTGCGTTGTCCGAGATGGTGTCCACGATGGTCCGGCCCTCCATCTCGATCCTGGAGTCCAGGATCTCGAGGGCCGGCACCACGTAGTCGGTGGCCCTCAGCACGTCGAAGATGGTCACGCCTGGGCCCTTCAGTCCGTCCTTGAGGACGAACGCAAGCTCCACCTCGACCCTCGGGTGGGTGTACTGGTCCCATTCGACCGAGCAGCCGGTCTCCAGCACCATGTCATCGAAGATGGCGCCGTAGTCCGGTTCGGTGATGCCGGTGGCGGCCTGCATGGCCTTGGACGTGAGGCCGATTTTGCGGCCCACCAGGGTGCGGCCTGCTTCCTCGTTGCGGCGCCGCCACAACTGCTGCACGGCGTAGGAATCCTCCACCGTCATGTCCGGGTAGCGGGCGGTCAGGCGGGGAACAGGGGTGCGGGTCCGGCCGGCTTCCACCAGCTCGTCCGCGATCGCCTCAATCGTCTTCGGCTCCAGCATGGCTACAGCTGCGCTCCCAGCTTGAAGCCGGTCCGGTCGCCTTCGGGGGCGCCGTCCTTGCGGGTGTAGGAGAATCCGTCGGCGCCCACGGTCACCGCCATCTCGGACTTTTCTTCCCGGATGATGACGGGCTGGGGGTTGCCGTCGAGGTCCAGGACCAGGGAGGCCTCGGTGTACCAGGACGGGACCACGGGGTTGCCCCACCAGTCGCGGCGCTGGTTGTCGTGAACGTCCCAGGTGATGGTGGGGTTGTCGGGGTCGCCGGTGTAGTAGTCCTGGGTGTAGATCTCGATGCGGTGGCCGTCAGGGTCCAGGATGTAGAGGTAGAACGCGTTGGAGACGCCGTGCCGGCCGGGGCCGCGTTCGATCCGGTCGCTGATGCGCAGCGCGCCCATCTTGTCGCAGATCTGGATGATGTTGTGCTTCTCATGGGTGGCGAACGCGACGTGGTGCATGCGCGGGCCGTTGCCGCCGGTCAGGGCGGTGTCGTGGACGGTCTGCTTGCGGTGCATCCAGGCCGCGTAGGTGACGCCGTCGGCATCCTTGATGTCCTCGGAGACCCGGAAGCCCAGGTCCTCGAGGTAGGCGCGGCCGCGGGGGACGTCCGGGGTGACCTGGTTGAAGTGGTCCAGGCGGACCAGTTCCCCGGCGGAGTAGAGGTCGTAGCGCTGGGTGAGGCGTTCCACGTGCTCCACGTCGTAGAAGAATTCGTAGGGGAAGCCCAGCGGGTCCTCAACGCGGACGGAATCGCCGATGCCCTTCGTGAAGCCTTCCTTGCGGCGCTCCACCCGGCAGCCCAGCTCGCGGTAGTAGGCCTCGGCGGCGTCCACCTCGGCGGGGGACTTCACCCGGTAGGCGAAGGCTGCGACGGCGGCGATGGGGCCTTTGCGGAGCACCAGGTTGTGGTGGATGAACTCCTCCAGGGAGCGCAGGTAGATGGCGTTCTCGTCTTCCTCGGTGACGTGCAGGCCCAGGACGTCGACGTAGAACTCGCGGGACCGGGCGAGGTCGGTGACCACGATTTCCATGTAGGCGCAGCGGACGATGTCCGGAGCCGGGACGGTGGGGGTGGGAACAAAGTTGGTCATGATGGTCTCTCTTCTTTGAAAGGGGTACGGGCTAGGCGCCGAATTTAGGGGTGTGGACGGTGCCGAGGGTGATGTGCACGGCCTGCTGGTCGGTGTAGAAGTCGATGGATCGGTAGCCGCCCTCGTGGCCCAGGCCGGAGGCCTTGACGCCGCCGAACGGGGTGCGCAGGTCGCGGACGTTGTGGCTGTTCAGCCACACCATGCCGGCCTCGACGTTCTGCGAGAAGTTGTGGGCCCGGGTCAGGTTCTGGGTCCAGATGTAGGCGGCCAGGCCGTACTTGGTGTTGTTGGCCAGGGCGAGGGCCTCGTCGTCGTTCTCGAACGGGGTGATGGCAACTACGGGTCCGAAGATTTCCTCCTGGAAGATCCGGGCGTCAGGGGCGACGTCGGCAAAGACCGTGGGTGCGATGTAGTTGCCTTCGGGCAGGTGGTCGGGGCG
It encodes the following:
- a CDS encoding HpcH/HpaI aldolase/citrate lyase family protein, whose translation is MPLRIEDTFRDALAGQKQKGKAGRPLAGMWVCSGSPLIAELCAGAGLDWLLVDAEHSPNGLESILAQLQAIHGYPVHTLVRPPVNDTVVIKQYLDLGVQNLLIPMVNSVTEAEAAVAATRYPPHGVRGVGSALARAARWNRIPDYLARASETISITVQIESTAAVDAVEDILSVDGVDAIFVGPSDLAASIGLLGQQEHPEVRAAVEHCLSAAKAAGRPAGVNAFNPDTAQHYLEFGADFILVGADVALLARGSEALAAKYIPQAGGGNPASY
- the hpaH gene encoding 2-oxo-hept-4-ene-1,7-dioate hydratase, whose amino-acid sequence is MLEPKTIEAIADELVEAGRTRTPVPRLTARYPDMTVEDSYAVQQLWRRRNEEAGRTLVGRKIGLTSKAMQAATGITEPDYGAIFDDMVLETGCSVEWDQYTHPRVEVELAFVLKDGLKGPGVTIFDVLRATDYVVPALEILDSRIEMEGRTIVDTISDNAAMGAMVIGGNPVNPDAVDLRWVSAILYKNQTVEETGVAAGVLDHPANGVHWLANKIAAHGDALKAGDIILAGSFTRPMWVYKGDTVHADYGPLGSVTCRFE
- the hpaD gene encoding 3,4-dihydroxyphenylacetate 2,3-dioxygenase, which gives rise to MTNFVPTPTVPAPDIVRCAYMEIVVTDLARSREFYVDVLGLHVTEEDENAIYLRSLEEFIHHNLVLRKGPIAAVAAFAYRVKSPAEVDAAEAYYRELGCRVERRKEGFTKGIGDSVRVEDPLGFPYEFFYDVEHVERLTQRYDLYSAGELVRLDHFNQVTPDVPRGRAYLEDLGFRVSEDIKDADGVTYAAWMHRKQTVHDTALTGGNGPRMHHVAFATHEKHNIIQICDKMGALRISDRIERGPGRHGVSNAFYLYILDPDGHRIEIYTQDYYTGDPDNPTITWDVHDNQRRDWWGNPVVPSWYTEASLVLDLDGNPQPVIIREEKSEMAVTVGADGFSYTRKDGAPEGDRTGFKLGAQL